TCCGCTTTATCATCACGTGAAATTGGCTTGTTTGTCGGAATAACGACAACGTGCATGTTGTAGATATTACGGAATTCTTCTTCTTCCGTTTTAGCTGTACCCGTCATACCTGATAATTTTTCATACATACGGAAGTAGTTTTGGAATGTAATTGTAGCTAACGTCATGCTTTCATTTTGAATCTCAACGTTCTCTTTAGCTTCGATAGCTTGATGCAAGCCGTCACTAAAACGTCTTCCTTTCATCAAACGACCAGTAAATTGGTCAACGATTACGACTTGATCTTCATCAATTACATAATCCACATCGTTTTGCATCGTTACATGTGCTTTAAGCGCTTGGTTGATGTGATGGTTTAGCGCTACGTGTGAAATATCAAATAAGTTTTCAATGCCAAATGCGCGCTCGGCTTTTGACATACCTTCTTCGGTTAGCTGAACGCTTTTTGTTTTGATATCAAAAGTAAAATCGGTTTCTTTATCAAGCGTGCGAACGAATGCATTAGCTTGAATATAAAGCGCAGTCGATTTCTGTGCGCTGCCGGATATAATAAGCGGCGTACGTGCTTCATCAATTAAGATAGAGTCAACTTCATCGATTACAGCAAAATGAAGCGGACGTTGAACCATTTGTTCTTTATAAAGCACCATGTTATCACGTAAATAGTCAAATCCTAGTTCATTATTTGTACTATACGTAATATCCGCTGCATATGCTTCTTGTTTTTCTTCACGCGTTAAATGGTTTAAGTTTAACCCTACTTTCAAGCCTAGGAATTCATATAAACGACCCATTTCACTAGCATCACGGCTCGCTAAGTATTCATTGACTGTTACTACATGTACACCTTTGCCTGTAATGGCGTTTAAGTATACAGGCATAGTAGCTGTCAACGTTTTACCTTCACCCGTTTTCATTTCCGAGATATTCCCTTCATGCAGAGAAATACCCCCCATTAGCTGAACTTTGTACGGATACATGCCTAACACACGTTTCGCTGCTTCACGTACAACCGCAAAAGCTTCATCTAATAGGTTATCGAGCGATTCACCATTTTGGTAGCGTTGTTGAAATTCAGCTGTTTTTTCACGAAGCTGATCGTCCGTTAAAGACGCTATTTCAGGACCTAACGCATCAATTTGGTCCGCCATTTTTTCTAAACGGCCGATTTGGCGCTGATTGCCGTCAAACACTTTTTTAAATAATCCAAGCATATTAAAACGCTCCTCTATTTATAATCAGTACATTTTATACTATTTTCATTCATATCTGTATCTTTCATTATAAAACATTCTGAGTAAAATTGTAACATTGCAGCTAAACAAGTAGCAACTTGTACCCTTTTTCGTCTGTCTCTTTACTAGTACTACTCTATTAAGGAGTTATTTTCTATTGTGATTTTCCCTGCCTCACTCTTACAATAAAAAAGGGGAATGTAGAATGAACGTTCAAACGATTACGAAAGAACAAGCTTGGGAAGTCCGACATATCGTCATGTGGCCTCATAAAGATTTCAGTTATGTTCAGCTGAAAGAGGATCCATCAGGCATGCACTATGGACTGTTTGAAAAAGGAGAGTTAAAATCAGTTGTTTCCTTATTTATAACAGGTGATGAAGCTCAATTCCGGAAATTTGCTACGCTCAAAGAAGAACAAGGAAAAGGGTACGGCAGTCATTTGCTAAAAGAGGTTTTGTTCAAACTCAAGAATCTTGGGATACGAAGGGTCTGGTGTAACGCACGAGAAAATAAAGTATCTTTTTATCAGGCATTCAAAATGAAAGAAACCACGCGTGTATTCACCAAATCTTCTACACGCTATGTAGTTATGGAACTATTTTTTTAAACAGCTAAAAAAGCAGCGTGCGGAAGCACGCTGCTTTTATTTTACTGCTCTTATTTAAGAAAGACTGTAACCTTTAGTTTGGTTCAATCAATCCATATCGGCCATCTTTTCTTCGGTACACAACGTTTGTAATGTTTGTCTCAGCATTTGTAAATACAAAGAAACTATGTCCTAACATATTCATTTGTAAAATAGCCTCTTCGCTATCCATTGGTTTTAAATTAAATCGTTTTGTACGAACTAGCTCTAATTCATCCTCTTCAGTTGCAACAGCTACGTTCGCTTCACTTTCTAATGCTGCAAATAGATACTTCTCAGCACCTTTTTCACGCATTTTTCGATTCACTTTTGTTTTATGTTTACGAATTTGACGCTCTAATTTATCTAGGACAAGATCGACAGCTGCGTATAAATCACTGTGGGTCTCTTCAGCTCTCAATACGAGATCATTCATTGGGATTGTGACTTCTATTTTTTGATCGTTATTGTAGACTTTTAAGTTTACATTTACGTCAGCAGTTGGTGTCTCGTCGAAATAACGCTCTAACTTACCAAGCTTTTTCTCTACGTATTCCCTAATTGCTGGAGTCACCTCAATGTTTTCACCGCGAATGTTATACATCATGTTCGAACTCCTCCTTTAATCCATTGCTATACCTCTACAATTCTACAATACCCGACACAATCCCTTCCTAAACTATTAAAATTTTTAGAAAATTTAGTGAAAATTTTTGGAACCTGAGAAAAGTTTATGAAAAAACCAAAAAAATAGACCTTCTTCATAAGAAGAAGGGTTGTATTTTTTACGCAAAATTAATTTTTTTTATCGTAAAACATCCCATCAAACGATTTCATTTCGTAAGGGTTTACATAGCTGTTATTATGCTTTTTTTTCACTTTTAGCAAACGGAGATCTTCCATGATTCGATGCCGGATGAAGATCAGATTTTGATCAATCGTCTTATTCATTTCGACAATTTTCTTACCCATCCATTCATGATCTCTACTTTTTGGCGGCAGCTTCTCCATGAGGTCACGTCTTTTTAATAGAAGATACTCTAATTTCTGAATGTCCTCTTCTCGATTTTTGTCAGAAAATATTTGAGTAAGTCGGTAAATCTCGTCAGTTATCTGATACAGTTCGTTTATCATATTTATGCTTGGCCGCCGCTTCCATGGACTTGCTGGCGGTGAAGCTGCACAACTTGCTTCCACGTATCGCGGAACTCTGTTACATATTGTTCGGCTTCATCCAAGCTCTCTATGTCATTTTTTGTGTTCGCTTCAATTAAACACTGGTTGATATAGTCATACATAGTCATCATAGACTTAGCAACTTGCACGTTTGTATCAAGGGTAATCATTAATTCTTGAATAATATTTTGTGCTTTTAACAAATTCGTATTTTTTAGCTCAATATTTTTTTCCTGTATGCCTGTTCGTGCAAGTTTGATAAATTTCAAACACCCGTTATACAGCATAAGCGTTAACTCTCCTGGAGAGGCAGTCTGAACAGCTCCCTGCTGATACGCTTGATATGGATTATTTGCTGCCATAAACGTTCACTCCTTCTTAACTAAAATATTGCGATAACTGCGCGCTTTGAGCATTTGCATTTTGAATGGCTTTCTCCATTGCTGTAAACTGACGATAATACCGGTCCTCTACTTGTGTGAGCCTGCTTTCAAAACTAGTAATTTGGCTGTTTACGCTTTTTAAATTCCGCCCAAGCAAAAATTGTTCACTTGTCCATGTTGAACGGCCAGCGCGCTGCTCAACTTTGGATACGGTTTGAGTAATCGTATCTCGTAAACGTCGTACAATCCCTTTTTCACTTGTTGTACTTCCACTTTTCATAAATAAATCCATAACAGACTGCGGGTCTTTTTCAATTGCTTCTTTTAATTTAGTCCCGTCACCTTCAATCACTAGCTTGCCTCGATCACTATAGTTTGCGCTAGTTGAAATACCGATGTCCGTTAGCTGTGAAAATGCTCCGCTCACTCCTGATACAGAGGCATACCAGTTAGAACGCATTTGATTCAGCCCGCTTGATAAAATTGTGTCTCCTTTTAACAAACCGCTTTTTGCTTTATCATCCCACTGCTCAGCTTGTTTGTCCGTTAGCTTTTCTCTTTCTTGATCCGTCAAAGGCTGATAGTTTCGGTCTCTTTCTTCGGTAATCTTTCCATTAATTTTCTCAATCAGCTCATTATATTTAGTCACAAAATCTTTGATTGTATCAAATACTTTTTGCGTATCATTGCTTACGTTAACGCGCACATCTCCTGTGAAATTATTTTGAAGGGTATAGGTAACGCCTCCCGTTGTAAATGTATTAGACTTACGAGTTGTTTCTAGACCGTTTAGCGTAAATTTTGCGTCTGTTCCTTTCGCATTACCGGCAAGCTGTAGAAACCCCGTTGTCAAAAATGCTCCTGAAAAAACCATATTGGATCCATCTGGACTGTCAACAGAAGATAAATTCCCCGTATCTTTACGAGTCATGACAACTTTATTCGTTCCTTCATCAAAAAAAGCTGAAATGCCTACTTTTGAATTACTGATTTGTGTGAGAAGGGTGTTTAATGAGGTGGAACCATCAAATTCAAATGGCGTACTTCCCCCATCTTGAATATTTCCTGTTGCTTTGCCTGTACTATCATAAGTTGTCATAGAAAAGTTCAGCACATTTTGCTGATACGAGAACGCTTCAATTGTACTGCCGCTTGTTAATGTGGTACCAAACGTCATTTCACCTGTGTCTTCGTTAATAAATACTTCATTAGAATTTATAGTTCCCGCCGCTGTTCCTATTCTTACGGTATACGCTTTACTTGTACCATCCGTGGTAACGGATATAGAGTTTAAAGTGCCTGTGTTCTGATTTACAGCAGAAACAGCACCTTTAGCTAATTTCACTGTACTAGTATCCGCACTTAATGTTATGGCGGCTTGTTCCACTGTTTTCTCAGTCCAAACACTTGAATCCATCGACCCGCGTTGAGACCACAAGCTTTTCGTCGGATCCATACTAGAATCAATACTGGTGCTAATAGTCTGAGCAGCAGTCGCCATTGTCACGTTTGAAAGGGTATAAGACGCATTTCCTGCTGAGGAAGTAGCTGCTGCTTTTACTTTTGTTTCATCTGCTGAAGATACCGTTTTGGACGAATAAGAAGACTGCAAGGTCATATTAAAAGCAAGATTATTAAAGTCTGATAACAGCAAATTCATAGAGCGATAATCGTCGCGCTGCCACTCTAACGTTTGCTTTTGTTTTTTCATCTTATCAATAGGCATTCGTTCAGCCTTCATTAAATCACTGACGATTTGATCAATATCCATCCCACTTGCTAATCCACTTACTCTTACCACTTACCATCACCACCGTTTTTTTATTCATCTATCCATCAACTGCTAGCCATAAAATATAAGTATATTTTTTCGAATCTCCCTATTCGTTCATAGGTTCACCACTTCTCTATTTTGTATCGGTAAAACGAACATTTTTTTCATAGGTCAAAGGGTGCAAGATAGAAAAAGCTCACTTATTTTTTTACAATAAGTGAGCTTTTTATTATTGGCCAAACAAGTTCAGTTTCTGGGATAAATTCCTTTGAATATCCTTAGGAATAAGGTATGGTGCTAGATTTATAATATCTCGTAACGAATCAATGGTTACAGAGGCAGATAAATTTATATATTCATCCGTTGTATCTGCTTGCTCAAACGAAATGGAATCTGGCAAATTATTGAGCAGAGTAATTTCATTCATTTCTTTATCGACCGTGACATCAGAAGACTCGTTAATATTTAAGCGATCCCATACAAGAGACCTCGGAATCGGCATTCTTCCTAAATGCACACTATTCACCTTCAAAACAAGCTTTCCATTCTCGGCATTTGGTGTTACATCAACTACAAACTGTGATTCCATAAAAGATACTACATGTTTATTAATATAAAATTTTATATGTTCCGGAAGCAACTCCGCTTCTGCTCCCTCAACCGTTTCATCATTTTCATAAAGGTAGCTGCGCAAATAATCGTTAACATCGCTCTCGCTCAATCGGTAGCCTAAAATAGGGGAGCCTCCGTTCAGTTCTAGCGACGTCGCACGAGCGGACTTTTCTTGTGCTAGTGAAGATAATGAAGCAGTCTGATCAAGCTTTTCAACATTTCTAACTGGACTAACGAAAAAATACAACCCAAATAAAAGGATAATAAATAGAAAAATAACAGCTATAAATTTTCTCAAACACACGCACCCTTTCAAACATTCTTCTTGGAACATAATACCGATTTATCTTTTATCATACAAGATAAATAAGATGTATGTCGAAAACTTGTATAAAATGTACGTATATACTCGACATCCCAAATGGCGAATAAGTCTATAGTGAATAAAACGAGTCTTGTTCGACTTAAAATGCGTCGATTTTAGTAACTTAAAGTCGATTTTTATAGGAATTTGATAATTGGCACACTTCTTGCTTATTATAAAGGTAAGGGGAGGAATTTCTATTTATATTTTCAGAATTTACTTTATTTTCTAATAGTCTTTCGATAATTTTAAAGGAGTGAATACGATGGGAAACAAAACAGAATCACACGGAAAGTTAAAGCAACGTCACGTTTCCATGATTTCCATTGCAGGTATTATCGGGGCCGGCTTGTTTGTAGGAAGCGGATCCGTTATTAACGCAACAGGCCCAGCAGCAGTAGTTTCATATGCAGCAGCCGGACTGTTAGTCGTTCTATTAATGCGTATGCTCGGTGAAATGGCTATGGTAAATCCAGATAAAGGTTCATTCGCGACATATGCTCAGCAAGGAATTGGCCCGTGGGCAGGTTATGCTGTTGGATGGCTTTACTGGTTTTTCTGGCTAATTGTAATTGCAATCGAAGCCACTGCAGGAGGAGCAATTGTTCATGAATGGCTCCCTTCCGTACCAATTTGGCTTTTAAGCTTAATCTTAACCTTTGCATTAACCTTAACAAACTTATTCTCTGTCAAATCATTTGGAGAATTTGAATATTGGTTTGCAATGATTAAAATTGTGGCAATCGTTGCTTTTATGGGAATCGGTTTAGCTATTATTTTCGGATTAATCCCAGGTACATCTTCACCTGGTTTAGCTAATTTAACGGGGCACGGAGGCTTTATGCCAAAAGGTACGAACTCTATCTTTTTAGGAGTTATTACCGTTATTTTCTCTTATTTTGGAGCTGAAATTGCGGCTATTGCAGCTAGTGAATCAGAAAATCCAGCAAAAGCTATTACAACTGCTATTCGCAGTGTCGTATGGCGAATTTTAATTTTCTATATTGGTTCAGTTGCTATTTTAGTAACTCTTTTACCTTGGAACTCAGCTGATTTACTAAAAAGTCCGTACGTAACAATGTTAGAAATGGTCAACATTCCAGCAGCTGCACAAATTATGAATTTAGTCGTATTAGTATCCGTTTTGTCTTGCTTAAACTCTGCTTTATATACGAACTCGCGAATGATTTTATCATTAGCTCAAAAAGGACAAGCTCCTCGTGCTTTAGCAAAGGTAAGCAAATCAGGCGTGCCGGCAAGAGCCGTATGGATTAGCACAGCTGCCGCATATGTATGTGCTATCTTTAGCTTCGTTTCGCCGGATAAACTCTTTTTATTCTTAGTTAATGCATCAGGAGCCATTGCTCTTATTGTGTACTTAGCTATCGCTATTTCGCATTTACGCCTGCGTAAGAAAATGATTCAAGCCAACCAGCCAATTAAAGGAATGAAAATGTGGTTGTTCCCGTATTTAACATACGTAACAATTGCTGTTATTACCGTGATCTTCTTATCAATGGCATTTATTGATTCGATGCGCTCACAGTTTTTCTTAACTCTTGGATTAACCGCTGTTGTTCTTCTTTCATACTCATTCATCAAAAAAACAAATAACAAGCGACCTGACGATCAATTTTCCGAGTCAGAAAATATTGCAAAATAAAAAAAGCCGCATCTGCGGCTTTTTTTATTTTGTTTTTGATTATTTCTCAACCGATATGTCACGATGAAGGTTTCGAAGCGGCTGAGGAGGGCAAATACGTCGCGTTGCGTAAGAAACAATAAAAATAGTTAACAACCCGCCTACCATCGCAAATGTACGAAATGGAAACATGACCACCCCGTCTTCTATCATCGGATACGGAAGCAGCGCTTTTAAATGAAGCAGCGGTTCCCCTCCACCGATTCGAAGAACAAGAGACACAATGAATCCAGCCAAAGATCCGTACCAGTTTGCTCCTTTAAAGAACAAAGCGCAAACCAATTGTGGAAAAAGAATACAATACACTAGGTCCCCTGATAAATACCATAAGGAGTAGACACTCTCAGAGTTTAAAGCAATTAAAGTTGCTCCAGTTCCAATGATAATGATAGAACGTTTAATAACTTTATCTAACTGCGCCTGTGTCGCATTTGGTTTTACAATCGGACGATACACGTTCCAAGCTGCCATTCCCGAAGCTGAAAGTAACGAAGCCGCTACTGCAGCCATGACGGCAGCAGCTAGTCCTCCAAGCGCAATCGCTCCTACTAAATCAGGCGTTAGATATTTAAATACGTATGTTAAAATCATAGACGCGCTCTCAGGGCTTGACGCTCCAAATGAAGACCAGTCCGCACTGTAACCAATCATTCCTATTAAAGTTGGAGGCAAGGCCGCTAGAGCGCAAAAAATGCCGGCTGTAATAGATAGCCACATTGCTGCTTTTTCATTTTTAGCAGATAACACGCGCTGAAAATAAATCTGCCATGGAATACCACCAAAAATAAGTAAAAATGTGCTATCCCACCATTGCCAATATGTATTTCCCCATTTTGGATCTTCCCAGCCTTTTAATGGAGGAAATAAATGAAGAGAACCAGTCATACCTTCTGAATAAGTAGAAAAAACGGCTCCCACCCCTCCCGTATTCGAAAATGCAAAAGGAAGCACCAGAAATAATCCTAAAAACATAATAGAAAGCTGTAAGATATCGGTATGTGCTACTGCCCACAAGCCGCCAATCACGGTGTATGCAATGGCAATAAGTGCGGAAAGAATGATGGAAATTGAAAAACTGAGGCCTAAAATCACACCGAATGTTGTTCCTAAAGCAGTTAAGATAGCTGCGCTCCAAAACAGCTCTCCTAATATAGCTGGAAAATAAAGAACCGTAGCCATTTTCTTACCGAAACGAGATTCTAGAGGATCGAGCATTGTCATAAACTCAAACCTTCTCATCTTTCTAGCAAAAAAGATACCGCCTAAAATTAAGCTGATTGAATAACACCATGGCGCTTGCGTCCAAGTCAGTCCTGAGGAATAAACAGTTTCGGCCGTTCCAGCAATATACCCTCCACCTACCCAAGTAGCGGTCATTGTGAACATTGAAATCCATAGCGGCATAGATCTTCCCGCAACAAGCATATCATCTGATTTTCCTTTTTTACTTGCAGCAGCTCGAGCACCAATAAAGTAAATAACACCATACATAATGAACATTAAAATGAGGCCTGGCCAATAGAGATCTGGATTATAGAGAGAATAGATAAATGCGACAACCATAAAGATGAAAAATCCTATAATAGTTGTCCATAAGGGGGTTAGTAGACGGTTGTTTCTGTTTGATTTCCCTGAAAAGTCAGAAGTCTCATTCGACTTTTCAGGCCTGGCTTGTTGTGTGTCTGAACGAAATGGCTTTTTAGCATTTTGCATCGTCTCACATCCTTTAAATTGATAAAGAAATCTAAAGACATAACTGTCCTCTATTCCTTTTTCCTACCAGCATACAATTAAACCTAAAAATAGATTTTTTTAGAATAAACTATAAATAGTTGGATTATAAATACCAATACGAAGGGGAGAAATTACGTTTATATAATTATATTAAAATAATTTAAATTGACTTATTTTATTATTCAGCTAAAAATTCATAATTATTTTCATCTTCTCTCTAAACTCCTTTCTTAATTTCCACATTCAAAATCCTTTGTTTCTCAAGGTTTGTATGCAAGCAGATATCGTACTATGGTTAATATATCTGAATGTTTAGGATATTGTCAAAAAAGTTTAAGGGTTTTCATATAAAAAAAGAATAATATTCTCATAGCTCATACATAAAAAAACCTTTTGTATCAAGGGACATAGCAATCAGTATTTTTTAATTGCTTTTTGTTAAATTTTTTCTTAATATCCGAATAATCAGCTCTTAATAGAGAAGAAAATCAATTTAAATTCAGAACATTTAAAGTTTTTGAATTTGACTAAATTAAATGGCCGATGCTATAATTCAAATTGTTAAGAACGTTAAATATAAATTTAACAAATTCTATTATTTGGAGGTCGATGCTATTGGAACAAACACTTATGCTTGAGAAAATGCACATAAACGGCCAATGGGTTGAAGCACGCAGCGGCGAGAAAAGAGAAATTGTAAACCCCTTTAATCAAGAGGTTATCGCTGTCGTTACAGAAGGAAATCGTGCTGATGCCATAGAAGCCATTGAATCAGCTAGAAAAGCTTTTGATGCAGGTGAATGGTCTAAATTTACAGCGGCCGAAAGAGGTTCTTTGTTATTTAAAGTAGCGGAAGAAATTCGCAATGATCGCGAGGAACTAGCAAAGCTTGAAACCTTAAATACCGGAAAAACCCTCGTTGAAAGCCTAGCAGACATGGATGGAATTGCTGATGTCTTTCAATACTATGCTGGATTAGCAGATAAAGATGGCGGACAGATGATTGAGTCACCTAATCCTGATTCTGTTAGCCGCGTTGTCCGTGAGCCTGTAGGCGTGTGCAGCCAAATTACTCCTTGGAATTACCCGTTATTGCAAGCCTCTTGGAAATTGGCTCCCGCACTTGCTGCTGGGAACACAATTGTTATTAAACCAAGCGAAATCACCCCTTTAACAACTATTCATATGATGAAAATTTTTGAAAG
The genomic region above belongs to Priestia megaterium and contains:
- a CDS encoding GNAT family N-acetyltransferase produces the protein MNVQTITKEQAWEVRHIVMWPHKDFSYVQLKEDPSGMHYGLFEKGELKSVVSLFITGDEAQFRKFATLKEEQGKGYGSHLLKEVLFKLKNLGIRRVWCNARENKVSFYQAFKMKETTRVFTKSSTRYVVMELFF
- the hpf gene encoding ribosome hibernation-promoting factor, HPF/YfiA family, whose product is MMYNIRGENIEVTPAIREYVEKKLGKLERYFDETPTADVNVNLKVYNNDQKIEVTIPMNDLVLRAEETHSDLYAAVDLVLDKLERQIRKHKTKVNRKMREKGAEKYLFAALESEANVAVATEEDELELVRTKRFNLKPMDSEEAILQMNMLGHSFFVFTNAETNITNVVYRRKDGRYGLIEPN
- the fliS gene encoding flagellar export chaperone FliS; its protein translation is MAANNPYQAYQQGAVQTASPGELTLMLYNGCLKFIKLARTGIQEKNIELKNTNLLKAQNIIQELMITLDTNVQVAKSMMTMYDYINQCLIEANTKNDIESLDEAEQYVTEFRDTWKQVVQLHRQQVHGSGGQA
- the fliD gene encoding flagellar filament capping protein FliD, with protein sequence MVRVSGLASGMDIDQIVSDLMKAERMPIDKMKKQKQTLEWQRDDYRSMNLLLSDFNNLAFNMTLQSSYSSKTVSSADETKVKAAATSSAGNASYTLSNVTMATAAQTISTSIDSSMDPTKSLWSQRGSMDSSVWTEKTVEQAAITLSADTSTVKLAKGAVSAVNQNTGTLNSISVTTDGTSKAYTVRIGTAAGTINSNEVFINEDTGEMTFGTTLTSGSTIEAFSYQQNVLNFSMTTYDSTGKATGNIQDGGSTPFEFDGSTSLNTLLTQISNSKVGISAFFDEGTNKVVMTRKDTGNLSSVDSPDGSNMVFSGAFLTTGFLQLAGNAKGTDAKFTLNGLETTRKSNTFTTGGVTYTLQNNFTGDVRVNVSNDTQKVFDTIKDFVTKYNELIEKINGKITEERDRNYQPLTDQEREKLTDKQAEQWDDKAKSGLLKGDTILSSGLNQMRSNWYASVSGVSGAFSQLTDIGISTSANYSDRGKLVIEGDGTKLKEAIEKDPQSVMDLFMKSGSTTSEKGIVRRLRDTITQTVSKVEQRAGRSTWTSEQFLLGRNLKSVNSQITSFESRLTQVEDRYYRQFTAMEKAIQNANAQSAQLSQYFS
- a CDS encoding amino acid permease, giving the protein MGNKTESHGKLKQRHVSMISIAGIIGAGLFVGSGSVINATGPAAVVSYAAAGLLVVLLMRMLGEMAMVNPDKGSFATYAQQGIGPWAGYAVGWLYWFFWLIVIAIEATAGGAIVHEWLPSVPIWLLSLILTFALTLTNLFSVKSFGEFEYWFAMIKIVAIVAFMGIGLAIIFGLIPGTSSPGLANLTGHGGFMPKGTNSIFLGVITVIFSYFGAEIAAIAASESENPAKAITTAIRSVVWRILIFYIGSVAILVTLLPWNSADLLKSPYVTMLEMVNIPAAAQIMNLVVLVSVLSCLNSALYTNSRMILSLAQKGQAPRALAKVSKSGVPARAVWISTAAAYVCAIFSFVSPDKLFLFLVNASGAIALIVYLAIAISHLRLRKKMIQANQPIKGMKMWLFPYLTYVTIAVITVIFLSMAFIDSMRSQFFLTLGLTAVVLLSYSFIKKTNNKRPDDQFSESENIAK
- a CDS encoding high affinity choline transporter 1; the encoded protein is MQNAKKPFRSDTQQARPEKSNETSDFSGKSNRNNRLLTPLWTTIIGFFIFMVVAFIYSLYNPDLYWPGLILMFIMYGVIYFIGARAAASKKGKSDDMLVAGRSMPLWISMFTMTATWVGGGYIAGTAETVYSSGLTWTQAPWCYSISLILGGIFFARKMRRFEFMTMLDPLESRFGKKMATVLYFPAILGELFWSAAILTALGTTFGVILGLSFSISIILSALIAIAYTVIGGLWAVAHTDILQLSIMFLGLFLVLPFAFSNTGGVGAVFSTYSEGMTGSLHLFPPLKGWEDPKWGNTYWQWWDSTFLLIFGGIPWQIYFQRVLSAKNEKAAMWLSITAGIFCALAALPPTLIGMIGYSADWSSFGASSPESASMILTYVFKYLTPDLVGAIALGGLAAAVMAAVAASLLSASGMAAWNVYRPIVKPNATQAQLDKVIKRSIIIIGTGATLIALNSESVYSLWYLSGDLVYCILFPQLVCALFFKGANWYGSLAGFIVSLVLRIGGGEPLLHLKALLPYPMIEDGVVMFPFRTFAMVGGLLTIFIVSYATRRICPPQPLRNLHRDISVEK